The genomic stretch CGCAGCGGCTCCACCGCGGTGGGGGTCATGATTTCCCCGGGTCACATCTACTTCATCAACTGTGGAGACTCCCGGGGTCTTCTTAGCCGTGGAGGAGCTGTGCACTTTTTCACACAGGACCACAAGCCCAGCAACCCACTGGAGAAGGAGAGGATCCAGAACGCAGGTGGCTCTGTCATGATCCAGCGAGTGAATGGCTCTCTGGCAGTGTCCCGGGCACTGGGAGACTTTGACTACAAGTGTGTGCATGGCAAGGGCCCCACGGAGCAGCTGGTTTCACCAGAGCCTGAGGTGTATGCCATTGAAAGGTCTGAGGTGGAAGATGAGTTCATTGTTCTAGCCTGCGACGGCATCTGGGATGTCATGGCCAATGAGGAACTTTGTAACTTTGTCAGGTCCAGGCTTGAGGTGACCGATGACCTTGAGAGAGTCTGCAATGAAATTGTTGACACTTGCTTGTACAAGGTGAGATTTGTCAATTTATTGTTCACAGAATCGCTAACAATTAACCATTTGCATGCACTTGAATGTTACCACTCGCATGTAGACAGTTCATTTTTCAAAATTTTACAACATTTTGTCACACAAATAGGCATCATGCATAGCACATGCTAAACGTTTTACTTTAAGTCTGTCTGTATTGCACTCGCTCTATGAACAGGGGAGTCGGGACAATATGAGTGTTGTGCTGATCTGCCTCCCAGGGGCTCCAAAGGTGACTGCAGAAGCTGTGAAAAGGGAAGCGGAGCTGGATAAGTACCTGGAAAGCAGAGTAGAAGGTGCAGCATCTTAATATGCGAATAGAAACCTAGATAATACAATAACCTTGTCATGAATTTAATGTGATTTGAAGCTCGGATCACAAATTGTGTATTTCATAGATTGTTTTCCACTTAGAGAATGTGTGGTTCTGCTAATTTCCACAGAGATCATAAAGAAGCAGGGAAACGAAGGGGTTCCAGACTTGGTCCACGTGATGCGGACGTTAGCATCGGAGAGCATCCCTAACCTCCCTCCTGGGGGAGAGCTGGCCAGCAAGTGAGTGAGCTCTTTTGACTGTACCTCAGCCAACTGAATGTTTTTGATGTCGATGAAGTATTAGCAAAATAGAGTAGCATGCTTTGCACGGTAAGGTTTCTTTAGGGGGAGGAATCTATTTCTGATCTCAGGTGCACAGGCACTCAAGACTTTTCACCTAAGTGGTTTTGATAGCTTGGACTTGCTTGAAAGTTTGGGCTATTAGTTGGGCTAATTGAATTTTGCCCTTCAATTCCAgccctctgttttcccctcttATGCTCAGCATTTAGCTCGCCTGTATAAACTGTTTTGTTTTCGTTGGACTTGCATACAATGATTTTGTTATTGCTTGCCTAGCTAAACCTGCATGGTTGGTAACTTTACTTTTTTGTGTTTTAGACGAAGTGTTATTGAAGCAGTGTACAACAAACTCAACCCATACCGAGGTGATGACACAGTAAGTATCACCCGACAATTGCTATCCTCTCACGAAAGTTTTTTAATttgaatgtgtgtatgtatgtacgttTGTTTGTCGGTGTGTTTGTGCACATCTGTTTGTATGTCGAGGGGAAAAATAAAATTTTCATCAGCTCAATTTGGAACGTTCAACATATTTAACACTTTAGaatttggacccccccccccaacattttttttatgtttttaaaGATGAATCAAGGAGAGGCaatatgtatttaaaaaaaatatgtatatatacacacaattaTTCAGACATTATGAATAATAGGATGACATATAGCATGACAATGACATAGCACAGGATAATCCTCATGTTTGCATTGAACTGCTCTTTTCCTATCATTGCCTTATGGATAGctgcagttgaagtctgaagtttacatacacttaggttggagtcattaaaactcgtttttcaaccactccacacatttcttgttaacaaactatagttttggcaagtctgttaggacatctactttgtttatGACAcatcattttcccaacaattgtttacagacagattatttcacttataattcactgtatcacaattctagtgtgtcagaagtttacctacaccaagttgactgtgcctttaaacagcttggaaaattccagaaaattatgtcatggctttagaagcttctgataggctaattgacatcatttgagtcaattggaggtgtacctgtggatgtatttcaaggcctaccttcaaacttagtgcctcttttcttgacatcaaggggaaatcagccaagacctcagaaaaataattgtagagctccacaagtctggttcttccttgggagtaatttccaaacgcctgaaggtaccactttcatctgtacaaacaatagtacataagtataaacaccatgggaccacggagacacgttctgtctcctagagatgaatgtactttgatgcgaaaagtgcaaatcaatcccagaacaacatcaagggaccttgtgaaaatgctggaggaaacgggtacaaaaggctgctcagcaaggaagaagccactgctccaaaaccgccataaaaaaagccagactacagtttgcaactgcacattgggacaaagattgtgctttttgcagaaatgtcctctggtctgatgaaacaaaaatagaactgtttggcataatgaccatcattatgtttggaggaaaaagggggaggcttgcaagccgaagaacaccatcccaaccgtgaagcacggcggtggcagcatcatgttgtgggggtgctttgctgcaggagggactggtgcacttcacaaaatagatggcaacatgagggaggaaaattatttggatatattgaagcagcatttcaagacatcagtcaggaagttaaagcttggtcgcaaatgggtcttccaaatggacaatgaccccaagcatacttccaaagttgtgcaaaatggcataaggaccacaaagtcaaggtattggagtgaccatcacaaagcactgacctcaatcctatagaacatttgtgggcagaactgaaaaagcatgtgtgagtaaggaggcctacaaacctgactcagttacaccagctccttcaggaggaataggccaaaattcacctaaattattgtgagaagcttgtggaaggctacctgaaacgtttgacccaagttatacaatttaaaggcaatgctaccaaatactaattgcgtgcatgtaaacatctgacccactgagaatgtgatgaaagaaataaaagctgaaagagaATTCtctattctaacatttcacattcttaaaataaggtgatgatcctaaatgacctaagacagggaatttttacttggattaaatgtcagcaattgtgaaactgagttgaaatgtatttggctaagatgtgaacttccaacttcaactgtatataatccTTGTTTGTAATCCACTTTCTATTTGATCTGTAATCCATTTAGCTCGTTACCATAACATCCCAGAATGCATTTAGTTCCTCCCACAGTTAACAGCTGTTTCATGCATATTGTTTAGTTCACTCCTGAATTGACACTGCAGCCTTTGATGTAAAGATACCAAAATGCTCTATACTACTAAATTGTATTTTCAATTAAGATTATGTTAAGACTAGGCCTAACCTAGGTCTATGAAACTAAACCAGCACTTGCAATCACATTTGTCGTGCTTGATTAACTAGGTGAATCAGTATTAGCTAGCCTCCAGATTGATTTAGGGTTTCTATTACTGGTTGGGTACTGTCATGATCAAATAAGCTTTTTGCTTGAAAAGGAAATGGTTCTTTTGTGGAGCTGTTTATACAGGGGTCGCATGAGCGTTCAGAGATCTGCATTTTCAAAACATAGACCATCAAAAAAACTATCAAACCATTTCTCCTGCATTTTATATTGAAAGGCAACAGTTTTTGTTGCTATAAATTGAGTGATAAGTGGCGTGCAACTAGTTTTTCATCACACAAAATAAAGTAATGCAAAACATTAGTCCGAATATGGCTTtgttttcatcagatgacaacagaagtgcaacaATATTTGGCTAGCAGACAAACGTTTAACTTCGACacaatgaaaaagcaaggtaTTTTTTTGCAAAGACGATGCATGGCTATTAGATTTCATAGAAagctagccagctacatttcctaatgttttgccaAAACGACCAGCTAAAAGTAACCATTATTCCCCGCTGCCATCAGTCGGCTTCCTGTCTGCTGATCAAATGCTGTTCTTGAATGCGGGAATTTGATTGGCCAGAGGATAGATTTCTCTTCCGAGTGGAGatgtgcaactgaagcacaaaatttGTCTGACGCCGAGCAGAAATTAGATCTCCTTTTACAAAACGCAGCAATGTTTTTCTTATCTTTTTTCTTTCAGCGTGAAAAATGCAGAATTCATATCTAAACATTTTCATGACTACTCACTCCTACAACTTGTCGTTAGTGAAATGTTCTATTCAAAATAACCATAATTAAAATTCTATATGAAATTTAGGCAAGAAATTGTTGTTTATACCAGGGATCTCAATCTCAATTCCCAGAAAGCTTTGCTCATGCCTAAATTATTTTCTGGATGCCTGTCCAAGTTCGTAACTAGTTTAGGACAAAATTATCCTCTTGGGTGCAAAGATCAGCATATCTCCATGAGTTGAAATGGAGACCCCTTGGATGTTGATCCAGTATCTGATGGGTTTTTCCTTCCTTCAAGGACTCCGCATCGACAGACGACATGTGGTAACACAACCCCTACCACTAACACAGCACAGAGTTTACAAACCTCTACCCTCAAGAATCACAGCAGCTCCATTCAGCAGCCTGTCTCCCCACCACTCTGAGCGTTCCATTTGTAAGAAGGGAATATGATGGGACGAGGAGATGTGCACGCACACACCCCTATACCCCAGATAGAGCAGCACCAGTCAGCTCTGGAGTTCAGGATCCCCTCCATTTTGTCTCACCTTTATTTTCAATCCCACCCTTAACCTGTTGGGACTCTGTAGTTATGTTTtatgttttcttttcttttttttaatcagTTAAAACAACTATTTTGGGCTGTAATTTCcttgtttgtatatttctgttTTGGTGAAGTGCAATTGTCCTGTACAAAGCCTGTATTTAATACAGCTTGAGTTAAAgttaaaagaaaaaaaataaccTTTATACACTATCAGCCCTTTTCCTGCTCTTCTGGAGTTCCAACAAATGTCTATTCAGTGAATATTACTGTTTGTCCTCCAGGTGAtattatcctcttgctcttttaaaaaatgtttttgtttgtctttGCTCCTTAAGAAACGGGTAAATTGTATAGGTTCACAGCACAGGAAGCTCTCTAAACCATAAATTCTAAtatctacatttattttgtttgtataaaaaacatctactttgtgtagtAACTATGGTACTACAGTCTTTCATTGTGTGTTCTGTCTTTTGGGGGCAATTCTTGTTCATCACCTGTAAACAACGCAACAA from Oncorhynchus clarkii lewisi isolate Uvic-CL-2024 chromosome 25, UVic_Ocla_1.0, whole genome shotgun sequence encodes the following:
- the LOC139383965 gene encoding protein phosphatase 1A-like isoform X1, giving the protein MYRGVEVLANVTHKLSILLVFLSQLLLVFTLSKQLFLILGDTMGAFLDKPKMEKHNAHGEGNRLTYGLSSMQGWRVEMEDAHTAVIGLPHGLDPWCFFAVYDGHAGSQVAKYCCGHLLEHITSNPDFQSALEPEPNVESVKTGIRTGFLQIDEHMRSISEKKHGVDRSGSTAVGVMISPGHIYFINCGDSRGLLSRGGAVHFFTQDHKPSNPLEKERIQNAGGSVMIQRVNGSLAVSRALGDFDYKCVHGKGPTEQLVSPEPEVYAIERSEVEDEFIVLACDGIWDVMANEELCNFVRSRLEVTDDLERVCNEIVDTCLYKGSRDNMSVVLICLPGAPKVTAEAVKREAELDKYLESRVEEIIKKQGNEGVPDLVHVMRTLASESIPNLPPGGELASKRSVIEAVYNKLNPYRGDDTQQSARAKNKTWTQDQVWETLV
- the LOC139383965 gene encoding protein phosphatase 1A-like isoform X2, which codes for MYRGVEVLANVTHKLSILLVFLSQLLLVFTLSKQLFLILGDTMGAFLDKPKMEKHNAHGEGNRLTYGLSSMQGWRVEMEDAHTAVIGLPHGLDPWCFFAVYDGHAGSQVAKYCCGHLLEHITSNPDFQSALEPEPNVESVKTGIRTGFLQIDEHMRSISEKKHGVDRSGSTAVGVMISPGHIYFINCGDSRGLLSRGGAVHFFTQDHKPSNPLEKERIQNAGGSVMIQRVNGSLAVSRALGDFDYKCVHGKGPTEQLVSPEPEVYAIERSEVEDEFIVLACDGIWDVMANEELCNFVRSRLEVTDDLERVCNEIVDTCLYKGSRDNMSVVLICLPGAPKVTAEAVKREAELDKYLESRVEEIIKKQGNEGVPDLVHVMRTLASESIPNLPPGGELASKRSVIEAVYNKLNPYRGDDTDSASTDDMW
- the LOC139383965 gene encoding protein phosphatase 1A-like isoform X3; protein product: MGAFLDKPKMEKHNAHGEGNRLTYGLSSMQGWRVEMEDAHTAVIGLPHGLDPWCFFAVYDGHAGSQVAKYCCGHLLEHITSNPDFQSALEPEPNVESVKTGIRTGFLQIDEHMRSISEKKHGVDRSGSTAVGVMISPGHIYFINCGDSRGLLSRGGAVHFFTQDHKPSNPLEKERIQNAGGSVMIQRVNGSLAVSRALGDFDYKCVHGKGPTEQLVSPEPEVYAIERSEVEDEFIVLACDGIWDVMANEELCNFVRSRLEVTDDLERVCNEIVDTCLYKGSRDNMSVVLICLPGAPKVTAEAVKREAELDKYLESRVEEIIKKQGNEGVPDLVHVMRTLASESIPNLPPGGELASKRSVIEAVYNKLNPYRGDDTVKIITPQSVNNQSSIRRHTSSCFLPYHSSFPLV
- the LOC139383965 gene encoding protein phosphatase 1A-like isoform X4, whose translation is MGAFLDKPKMEKHNAHGEGNRLTYGLSSMQGWRVEMEDAHTAVIGLPHGLDPWCFFAVYDGHAGSQVAKYCCGHLLEHITSNPDFQSALEPEPNVESVKTGIRTGFLQIDEHMRSISEKKHGVDRSGSTAVGVMISPGHIYFINCGDSRGLLSRGGAVHFFTQDHKPSNPLEKERIQNAGGSVMIQRVNGSLAVSRALGDFDYKCVHGKGPTEQLVSPEPEVYAIERSEVEDEFIVLACDGIWDVMANEELCNFVRSRLEVTDDLERVCNEIVDTCLYKGSRDNMSVVLICLPGAPKVTAEAVKREAELDKYLESRVEEIIKKQGNEGVPDLVHVMRTLASESIPNLPPGGELASKRSVIEAVYNKLNPYRGDDTDSASTDDMW